In Lysinibacillus sp. 2017, the DNA window CAATTAGTGCACGTGCATGACGTTCAGTAATTTCACGACTTAAAATCGCTTCTTGTACAAATTGCGGAAGCTTTAATAATCGCAGTTTATTCGCAACTGTTGATTGTCCTTTTCCAAGTCGTTGTGCAAGTGCCTCTTGTGTGAGCGAGTGCATCTCCAGTAATTGCTGATAGGCAAGTGCTTCTTCAATTGCGGTTAACTCTTCACGTTGAAGATTTTCAATCAATGCGATAGAAGCTGTCTCACGATCATTTAAATGACGCACAATTGCTGGAACATCTTTCCATTGTAGAGATTTCATCGCACGGTATCGACGTTCACCCGCAATTATCTCAAAATTCCCAGAGCCATCACTCATTGGACGAATGACAATTGGTTGGATTATACCGTGCGTATGAATCGTTCTTGCTAATTCTTCAATCTTCTCATCATCAAAAACTGTACGTGGCTGATAACGGTTCGGAATGATTTTATCTATTGGAATTTTAACTACTTCTTCTGAAGTCATTGAGATATTCTCCATTACTTCTACTTCACTTTTCACTTCTGGCTCTTGTTCTTGCTCCTGTTCTTGCTTTACACCGCCTCCGAAAAAACGCGAAAAAGTACTTTTCATCCGTGTGGCACCACCTTTAAGAAACTATCTAGCTCATATTAAATATTATTTATGATTCACTCATAAATGTACAGTGTTGATTGAACAGTTATTTTATAAAAGAGACATAAATATAAATATGTATGCATCAAAAGACGAAAACATTTCATAATTTATGTTTTTATCTAGAAGAAAATTTGCTTATTTAATGGGTGTTTTATTTGGAACACCTGGTTTACGTGGATATTTCTTGGGTGTTGTTTTTATTTTATCAAAAACATAAAGTGAGCGTTCACTTTCCTCTACTGGTAAATGGAACGAAAATTCTTCTTTTAATTTTGCACCTAAAGTTGAAATGGCTTTTGCTGCATCCTTCATCTCTTCTGCCCCAGCTGCTGCTTTTAACGCAACAAAATAGCCGCCTTCTTTGGCAAGAGGGATACATAGCTCAGAAAGGACTGAAAGACGAGCGACCGCGCGTGCTGTCACAACATCAAACTTTTCACGATAAGCCGCATTTTGGCCGAATTCCTCTGCACGTGCATGCACAAAATTCATATTTTCTAATTGTAATTCATTCGTTAAATGATTTAAAAATGTAATACGTTTATTTAATGAATCAACAATTGTAATTTGTAAATGTGGGAAGCAAATTTTAATTGGAATACTTGGGAACCCTGCGCCAGCACCAACATCACATACTCGTGTTACTTTTGTAAAATCAAAGTAAAATGATGCACTGATTGAATCGTAGAAGTGTTTTAAATAAACACCTTCCAAATCCGTTATCGCTGTTAAATTCATTTTTTCATTCCACTCAACTAATAGCTCAAAATATTTTTTAAACTGTGCGATTTGCTGTTCTGAAAGCTCAATGCCCTTTTGCTTCAATGCTTCAATAAACTGCTTTTCGTTCATAAAAACGCTCCTTTTTACTAGATCAATTACGCAAATCATAATTGCGTCCAAATTTGGCTTTGCGCTTAGGCCCACAGGACGTGGGTCAGTTAGAGGCTTTGGCTTCTTTCAGCGTGCATCCAAACACCCGCTGAAAGAAGTCAAAAGAACGAGCGCCTTTACTGTTCAAAAGACGCTCATCAGTATTAATTGGTACTTACTTTTGCGATTCTCCCTTGCTCAATATAGACAAGTAAAATTGAAATATCCGCAGGGTTTACACCTGAAATACGTGATGCTTGTG includes these proteins:
- the noc gene encoding nucleoid occlusion protein, with the translated sequence MKSTFSRFFGGGVKQEQEQEQEPEVKSEVEVMENISMTSEEVVKIPIDKIIPNRYQPRTVFDDEKIEELARTIHTHGIIQPIVIRPMSDGSGNFEIIAGERRYRAMKSLQWKDVPAIVRHLNDRETASIALIENLQREELTAIEEALAYQQLLEMHSLTQEALAQRLGKGQSTVANKLRLLKLPQFVQEAILSREITERHARALIAIKDEQLQLQLIAATKEYDWNVRQLEQQIQLILNPEEPEVKKRKSSRKAISKDVRIALNTIKQSLTMVTKSGIHVKTEEEDTEDYYQITVKIPKNNKK
- the rsmG gene encoding 16S rRNA (guanine(527)-N(7))-methyltransferase RsmG, whose product is MNEKQFIEALKQKGIELSEQQIAQFKKYFELLVEWNEKMNLTAITDLEGVYLKHFYDSISASFYFDFTKVTRVCDVGAGAGFPSIPIKICFPHLQITIVDSLNKRITFLNHLTNELQLENMNFVHARAEEFGQNAAYREKFDVVTARAVARLSVLSELCIPLAKEGGYFVALKAAAGAEEMKDAAKAISTLGAKLKEEFSFHLPVEESERSLYVFDKIKTTPKKYPRKPGVPNKTPIK